The sequence below is a genomic window from Nicotiana tomentosiformis chromosome 6, ASM39032v3, whole genome shotgun sequence.
GGAATATGTTAACACCACTGTTCCTCTGCTCACATTAGGACTGGACAAGCGGAGTTGGGATTGTATCTTGGGTGCCCAACATTAGGAAACACAGCAATAGGAATGGATCTAGTAGCAAtaatatgaaaaagaaaaaaagattggACCTAACTCAACCCAAAAGACTAGCACATGAGGTGAATATTGCCCAAGACCATATAAAAGAGACAACAACCCATTCCCTCAACCAACGTGGATACTTTAACACTGATTTTCAACATTTATTTCTACACATTGCATTCTTTGTTACTAAACCTACATGCACCAGAATCACCAAATGGGTACAGCAAATGCATTCTCAGACCTTTTAAAGAAAAAGTATGACTAGATTTATACTTCAGTGGCATATATAGTAAAAGCTCATCGGGCCAATAGTCGTTCGTGGATATATTAAAGCAAATAGTGTGTAAGATGCAACACGATCATTTAAAGCACATTGACAGAAAGCTAGACAAGCCACTGTTGAAAAAGAATGCACGGATATAGTCAAGAAAATCAAGTGTAAGCTCAGAAAATAATTAATCAACCAACACTGGAAACAAAAGAAGATGAAGATTGAAAAGATTCTATAAAGCACAGAAAAACCACTCTTATAGTTGGGGAAAAAATGAACATctatagtaaaaaaaaaatcaagcttTTTTCCTCAAATGGCTAGATCAATGAAAAAAATCAAGCttgagattaaaaaaaaaaaaaagagacgaACTTCGAAAAGATTCTACAAAAGCACAAGGATGTACAATCATACCATGTTAGAATGAAGAAAATTCGACAGATTCAGTAGTAGTGCAGCTCGCTCTATCAAAATAGCCAAGTACATCACGGGGTGTGTCTTTGGTCCGTAGAAATCCATGGATTTTTGCCAGTTCCTCTCTGCCAAAGAAGCATATTGCTTTACTCTATGAAGAAAGCTATTTCCGCCCTTGGAAGAACTGTTTTCCTGGTCTTGCTCCAAAAATTTCAGGCAGCAATCCCTTTGGTAGCAAGCCAGCTGAAAGTATGCATACACAGCCTCCTGTTTCCGTAACTCACCCAGCGACTCATAGACAGATAAAGCCTCTCTAATGGCATCATTAGCTGAAATCTCATGCTTTCTACGGTCTCTCTTAGGTTTACTAACACAGGAGCTGAAAGAATCCTCAAGGACACAGTTCTCGTAAACCTCAGCTAATGTATCTTCTCTGGCCAGTAGCATCCCAAGCCTTAGATATGTATGAGCAAACTGAGTATATACTTCATTTCTCAAGTTGCTTGAATCCAAATCTGATTCTTCAGTAACATTATTTACGACCGTTTTTGCTGCTCCATAGAACTTCAAAGATTCCCTGTATTCCTGCTTGGCAGCTTGGAGTACTTGCCTGTATGCATCATGAAGGATAGCATGTCCCTTGAGATTTTCAATCTTTGCTACCATCTCTTCTGCTAGTGCTCTCCTGCCATGACCTAAATTGCAGTTTATCAATATAATGTTGGTGTGGTCAGCTACTTCTTTAAATGCATTGATTGCATCAGCAAAAGCAACTTCAGCTTTATCTAGCTCTTTTCTTTCCAGCCTCTTACGGCCTAACTCGTTACATACCCATCCTTTCTTTTTAAGTAAAGATTGTAAGTCTGCTGAATTAGTAAGATGTCCCACCATTGCATTTCTGGCTTCTTCATAACAGTTCAAGGCAACAGAGAGATTGAAATCAGCATCTCCAACTACAGTACCTCTAATGTATTTAAATATACCCCCAATTTTCCGGTCAGTTTCTTCTTTTGATGTTTCCGAACATGTATGCACTGAAGTACCTTCAATTTTCACTCCCACAGCACCATCATTGTTATAACAGTCGGTAGCTCCTGATTTTTTTGCCTGTGAAATATCTGTCGATTTATCAGAGATTTCCATTCCGGTAATATTTGTATTTTGCATCCTCAGCTTACTCTCAGATGTGCTGCTTTCGCCCTTTTGATGAATCTTCACAGAACATCCAGAATGTGCAATGGAGTTTGCTTTGGTATGTgattttttgttcttctttctgCCATAACTTTTTGAACGTGAATCTCCACTACTACTGCTAGCACTGCTGCCACTGCTGGCCCTATCACTCTGGCAGCTGCAATTTAACAAAGAACATGAGCTGCAGTTTTGAATAGACTGTCCAAGCTTCTTCTTGAGCCTTTCAACCTCCCTCAAAACTTCAGATGACATCTTTAACCCTTTAGATAAAGATTTTTGCTCTGATTGCATTGGCATCTTATCACCATCTGTCAAATGGAATTTAACATACAAGTCCCCAACTAGTGTCCAAGCCTTAGCCCAGAAGAGGTAACCGTCAGATAATTGATCATACGTGAAACAATCATCACATAGTGAGGACCCAGGTTTTTCACTTTTATCATCAATTTCAACTTCGGTTGATGAACACAAGACCATGGAAGAAACAAATTTTGAGTCTTCCCGATGTTGAGGCATTGATCCATAAACCAGACATGCCAACTCTATCACCTTCAAGGCTTGACCCAATTGTCCATCTTCTTTATAAGCTTGTCCAAGAGCCAAGTACGATTCTCCAAGCAATAGAACTAGTTTCCACAACTTATCATCTAATTTTGAAGTTGGAAGCCATTCCCGAATGTCACAAACTTCAATACAGTCAGCATCCCCACATGCACAAACAGAGAAACTCGGTGCTGAAGACGGTTCATCCTGCTTTTTGCCACTGTTCTGCAGATCCATTTTGTTGCTTTGCATTTGACGTTTCCATCTAAGGGACTTAATAGCTTGAGAAACATGATGTATAGCAGCCAATTTAGTGGAGATTAGATCAGCAACAGTTTGAACCTTAGGTGACATTTTTGATAAATCACTTGCTGCAAAGCTTTTCTCTCTGCTATCTGGTGCATCTTCAAGACTGACTGTATTTCTTCCCATTGGCGCTGTAATTGCTCTTGGCAAAGATATAAGCACATCAGATGTTACCCCCACAGGATCATCAGATTCAATAGCTGGCAATGTTTCAACACTGTTATCTGGTTCAACTTTAGGAACAAGGGAATCATGGGCACCTGATACCGAAACTGCAATCAAAGATTCAACTGGTTCTTCTTCAGCATCAGCACCTGTGACTTCAGACTCCCTATGAAGTGCTTCAGATGACAAATCTAACTCTTCATCATACGTCAGAAGGAGTCTTGCAAATTGTTCATGAGCACATGCACGTACAACCTATTTGCCATAATTTCATGTTATCAGTTGTCTATTCTACAATATAGAAGAAACAGAGAGCTTATGTTTTGGTGAAGTGCCTTTTACCCAATGTAGTAAAAGATAGAGTTGTAACCAAAATATGTTTCTTAAAAACCTAGCTTTTCACCACCTTTGCTGCCAGCAAGGAAGCTCAGATATGCAATTTGAAGCTAATTTCTTTAAATTTAGAAGGCTAAAGTACTATGGTGAAGCAAGCAAGGAAGCAACTTACTCTCCACTGTCCTCTCAACACTGAATATTTATAAAAGCAGAAAAAAAGAAAGCTGCCAAACCCATCATATGTATGATACAATATGCACGGGTTCCAGTTAGTTTTTCCTTCTGTTTTACTTTCATGAACTTTGAGAAGAGAAACTGAGATGAGTTATTTCCTGCATGGTTTACATTTTACAACAGGTGGTTGTTCTTGTCCTTTAAAACCACATTACAAGTAAAAAATCAAGTCAGAATTGCAGGTCATTTCTCCAGAGTACTTGGCAAAGATGGAATATGGAAAGGTCCATTAAACTATAGAGAGGCACCTTTTTGCTAAGGACAAGTAGTAAAGTTCAAGACTCAAAAATAACACCGGCTTTTAACATTTTCTTGTTTACGCAAGGAGATAATGAAAATAGACTAGACACATTTTGCTAATACTATTGAGACAACATACCAGATGATCAGGCTCGTCCAAAAAATCAAGACATTTTCTGAAGAAACTCGCACATCTAGACTTGTTTTCAGGAGACTGCAGTTAAAAAATTGCAGTATTAGCAACAGCTAATCAGAGGGTATTGCAGTTATACTAATTAACACAGTAAGATCCCAGACCATTGAAAGTGAAAGCCTGTGAGCAATCCGGTACAATATCATCCCCAGTGAAAGTAAgggatcacttctccctctattTATTAGAGATGGCACAGAGCTAGAACTATCATCAGTGTCATCGACAGGTCTGTTTTGAGGTATGACAGATAGATCAAAGAGTTGGATAGCATCTTCTCCCGCACTTTTGTATAGCTACAGAAAAAAATGTAATGCCAATTAACGCGACAATGAACAATAAAGAGCTAAAATACAGTATATCACAAATAAGCAGCACAATACCCAATATGCACCAGGATCTTGCTTGCAGTTCTCCTGCAAGAATCTCAATACTGAAAGCCCGTTTTGCTGAACAACATTTGGATGAAAAGCAGGAGTACCATCCTCAGATATGCCCTTTAGGAGAAATATATCATCTGTTTTTAGGAGTTCATAACCCTGAACAACACCATCTTGATGATAACATATGGCCAACTCAGGAACACTTGCCATGACATTATCTAGCCATGCATCTAGCCATGTTAAAGGAGTGACCTGTCAAAATGCACAGATTGCGGTTAGACACGTTGACAAGGATATGAGAGTGGAGAAAGTTAGTTACTGTTTACCTGTCGTGAAACATCCCACAAGTGCAAGCTAACTGCAACATATTTGTCATTGCTGAAGATGAGTAAATCACTTCCTAGAAGCATACGGAAATGGTGAAACTGCCAAAATAGAACCCTTCGGAATCCATCATTACTAGCTCTTCTATACTTTTCAGACTCTTGCACTGAGTACCTCGACTTTTCTTTTACTTGTGAAACCTTGTTTCCAGAGCCCTGATCCTTAGTTTTCCTGTTCTTTTTACCCCAAAAACAATCACCCTTTTTGAGCTTGTTATATGTGCACCGCGGGTTAGATTGTTCTTCCTGGGTAGAGGTTCCACTTTGCTCATAGGAAGTGCTATGCTGAATCGGGTGATCAGAAGACTCAGGTGAACTTTCTCTTGATTCAAATTGCCGCTCCTTCGATGGTGTATGGGTCGGTGGACAATCACATGCCTCCATGCGAACTGAGTGCATAGCGAAATTTAGAAACAAAGACTGATCTGCACATTTTGGTGGGTTATTATTTCTTCTGATCAATTTCTCCCCCTCTTCAATGTCAGGCCTGCATTTGGCATTGCAGTTGAATCTCTTGTAAATGATATTCTCATAAAACCATAAATAGATTCTACTAGTACAGATAATAATAATTGTCAAATTGTACACCAACATCAAGAAAAGTTTCACCCTCCATAAGAAGTTTACCTAAACTGTTCTTGAAACAGAACTACTAGTCCATCCTAAACTATAATAGACTTGCTAAGGACCCTCGAACAATTTTATATCTTTTTTTCTTACGAATaccaaaatatttatttgttggcttTATCCATTGTTTATTTCACATAGCTTACACCATCTCTTCGCAATTTGTTTCAACCCATTTTACTGGATGTGTATTGGTTTTGCCTTTAGAGTTAGCGTGAACTGTTTGTCTTGTAGAGAGCGCATGTAGATCATATATTGACTTTGATTTTTGAGGAAAGatatagagcccgtttggacataagaaaatttttcttttttcaaaattatttttgaaaacaATGTTTGGTTATCAAAATCTTACAATTTTTCCAATCTCActtgaaaatgcattttcaaatttgaaaaactgGTGAGAACCAGTTTTTCAATTGAAAATGGGAAGGTTGCTAGTGTTTAGTTGCAAAATATATTGAAAAAAAGACATCCAAATATATTGCAAAAATTATAACCAAGCACAACTTCATCTTCAATTCAAATTTTAGTGAAATTccaaatttgaatttttttttttgaaattcatGTCCAACCGCCTACATAGTTGTATTAGAAAGAGCAGTTGCGGGTTCCAGAAAAATTGTTCTTAGAGCATACCACAATTCAAAATTAGCATTTTAGGGAAGTACACATCCTCCATCCAAAAAGACATTTCCCCTCCTCCGATCCTTGACGAAATTGGGCAGGCTTCTTCTATATGTGCCTTTTCCTTGCTACTACCAGAGGAATACAAGACCATATCATTGCTAGCACTAGGAGTTTTAACCTCCGAAAGGGTCTCACCGTTTCCTTGGGGGTCAGCAACCTCTGAAATTAACACCCCGCTGCTATAGGAATGTCCAGAACCATCAGTAGGGTAGCATGGCGGAAGAGAGCACGGAACCCTTGGCGGCATATTAACTGAAAATACTGGTCCGACACTAACATCAATTGGGGCATGCTCAACAATCTccctagaagaagaagaagctttaAGTGTGGCCTCAGCACAGCTAAGCCCAGGAGCTGGTGAGGGGTTCATAGATCCGGGTCCATCAAAGGCGGGGTGCCGTGGATTAACAGTACCATCCTTAGCCGGTTCTGCCCCTGCAGCAGCGGCCACCGTAGAGGGGCACATGTCACTAGAGCTCGGTGAAGGAGTGCCACTGTGTGAAGCATCCTGGCCAGAGGAAGGAGGAACGACTGTTCCCATATGCTTAGGAGCCTTATGGAAGGTAGGCAGATCCTGGATGCTGCCTTGGTGGCAAATGAACTTGTAGActccagaaggaaaaatagagaacTCGGCTTACTTTGCAAGTTAGATCTTGAGAAGGCTTTCGACCATGTCAATTGGAAGTTCCTGGACTTCATTATGATGCGGATGGggtttggggaaagatggaggggATGGATAAAGTTCTGCATTTCCTCAGTCAGATTTTCTATCCTAGTTAATGGTAgcccgtgtggtttctttggcagttccaggggtctcaggcaaggtgaccccctatccccatgttattcattctagtgatggatgCTCTGAGCAAAATGATGGATCGTGCGGCGGGCGGAGGTTACATGAGAGGATTCTCAGCTCCGATTGGGGTGCTCAGTGCCCGAAGAGTCTCACATTtgctttttgcggatgacacactggttttctgtgatgccgatatggatcagttgacctacctgaagcaggtcctgcagtggtttcagttagtatcaggactcaaaatcaacatcggcaagtgtgagattttcCCGGTAGGTGAGGTTACTAATATTGATGCCTTGTCTGGTGTTCTCAGATGCAAGGTGGGCTCCCTTCCCACTACTTACCTGGGCCTCCCTTTGGGCGCTTCATATAAGGATACTACGGTTTGGAATCCAGTGATCGAGCGGGTTGAAAAAAGATTAGCAGGGTGGCAGAAACAGTATTTGTCAAAAGGAGGTAAGGAAGTGCTTATCAAAAGCACTTTATCGAGTATGCCCACCTATTACTTATCCCTGTTGCAAACACCGGtgagcatcacagaaaaactggAGCGACTTCAAAGGAACTTTCTGTGGGATGCGTcggatggaactagaaagtttcatctagtgaattggcagacAGTCACTTCCCCAAAAAAGGGGGCTGGACTTGGAGTGAAAGATCTTAGGGTATTTAACAGAGCTTTAATGGGAAAGTGGCTGTGGAGATTCGGAgtagaagagcatgctctatggagggaggtcatagtagaaaagtacgattcaacgggagggggttggaggaccaaggcgatcacaacacctttcgggtgtggcatgtggaggagtATCATGTAGAATTGGGAAGCATTCAgtggcaacatcacttacagggtgggagatggaaggagaatcagcttttggaatcataGGTGGTGTGGAGAGGATACTTTGAGGGTCTCCTCCCCTcacgtcttcagagtttcaaaccagaaggaaCTGATGGTCCAACGGATTCGCAAGGAGTATGAAGGGAGGGTAGTATGGGACCTCTCATTCAGgaggaacatgcaagattgggagattgcggagctTCAAGTATTGTTGGCATTGCTATACGGGCAAGACATGCTCCAGCCATCCTGTGACTCTTGGAGATGGGCCTTGCGTAGCGATGATTTGTTCACCGTAAAGACcttttaccagagtatgttggtgagagaggagACCAATTTTCTATACtcctcgatctggattcctagggcgcccacgaaggtgtgcttttttgcatggctagcggcAAGGGGGGTGATCTTGACTGCTGAAAATCTCCGAAAGAGGAATTACACTTGTTAGctggtgctacatgtgtaaaagctctggggaagaagttgatcaccttatgttgcattgccctgtgtcctcTGCATTGTGGAGGTcaatcctgaatctttttggtgttcaatgggtaatgccaagcactgtaaaggaaatgttatATAGCTGGGGCGGTTTTcgtagaagaagaaagcaaaaggcgtggaaattcgccccgttagctctcatgtgggtagtatggggggagagaaataggagagcttttgaggagattgagtctcctttttcacatcttaagaatagccttttatctttgatcgctttttggtgcactcatttagcccctacttgtatagaagattgggcgtcttttgtagagaatcatgttctgatgtaaattctctacgtcTTGGGTATACTTCGTGTACACAGGAgttctctcccttttgattaatacaatttaccttatcaaaaaaaaagggAAGTACACATTATTTGGCAAGAACTAAAAGGAACAATGAATACTCAACTTGAAATGGAAGGAATATATACCAACAACATTTAGAATCCAAACTtctaaaaacaattaattttgtacATATAACTATCATTTGAAAGCTTAACGAAAAAACTATTTATGCAATAATTAACTAATGGATTACTTTCAACATCACACCCTTAATCTTCAGTATCCGCTTTTATGAGCAGAATGCTTGGTCCACAGTGTTACCTCTTCCTCAGCTCAATCAGTTGCTTGGCCCTAAGATTCATCTATACTGTATGAATATATACTACTTACTGTCCATGTAGTTCCAAACACTGTATGAATATATACTCCTTACTCTCCATGTAGTTCCAAGAATACAAGGGTTTCAGATGAGAGAAAACTAGATATTTCTATTGTCTAAACAACATCATCTATCACAATTAACTTCACAACAGAATAGTTTAAAGATTATGCATCAACAATGTTAATATTGGGCCCTGGAAATTCGGTTGATTCCCAACAATTTTTtgttaataataaaaaattacatCCTTTGTCCTAAGGAGAATTGCCACttttaaaaagggaaaaaatccAACTTATAGTACTTCTTATGAAACTTTTACATCTCTAATTTCATTTTCAAAAGACAGATTCATGCTTGTCTAATTTCACCCCAAAGGTCAGAAAGTGACTGTCAAAAAGCAAAATAGTACAATTCAACTGGGGTAGAGCCATAAAGGAAGAATTAGCACTCAGAACTTCAACTAATAGAGGGACAACTGGATTGAAATTCAGAAAAGGTTTTGCATGTTAGAAGAGCACATTACCCCGTGTTTAAAACTAGAGTCTGGCCAACACGATGTACTGCAATTGATAATCGAGCCTTGGAGTATGGAATCTTAAAGATTTGCTTCAAAATATCAGTTGGGGCAATGACATCAATCTCATCTCCATACTCCACCACACCTGATACAGCAAGAGCTTCACCTTTCCTCGCTAGATTTGATGTGTGTGTGCCACTCTCCCATAGTAAATCTGCAAGGTAAAGCAGAAGTTAATACCTCTGTCACACTACAACAACGATTACATGTTAAAACTTTTATACACATAATCAAAAATTTTAAAGCAAAAAAAACAACAGTTGTGGGTTCGATATCCATTAGATTATCCAAAAGGACGAACACCATCCCATAAAACCAGGAAACCAATGATCTAATTAAAAGATGCTAACTAGCATAACAAAAAGTTAGAGGGGCACTCGTATTTGTGCAAAAGCAAATGTGACTTTTTCACGATCACAAACAATCTTCCTTTTTTTTGTGCGGCTGTTGAACAGCTCTACGCATACAAATGAAAAATAGAACATTGAACACAAGAACACCGTCCGATTCCAAAGGGATCACCAATCTCATAGTAGGCCCTTCCTAGTTCCAATTTAAAGGGAGCTGCCATCTCATTCAAACTAGATCACTGCGGGCTCCATGGGTTTCAGTTTATTAATCATAGTCTGTAAAGGTTCTGTATCTAAGCTCCTCATAGTCTTCAGACAATGAAATGATTAGTTCCCCTGCTCAAAAAGCAAGCCAAACCCCAAAGTCTTTTTCTTTTGGCATCCACAAAATAAGTATATTACTGGGAGAAAGTACATCCAAAAGAGTGACGGTAGAGTGAGGGTAGAAAGCTAAGAAAATCTATAATGCCAGCAGActtggtgaccttagccatgttgCACCAAAAATTAAGCAAACATACACATCTGTGTTTAAGATTAAGAATATTAACACTTATGTCATCAAAGATTTTAGCATTTTCTTCTTTGCTGGGATAGTCTTCCAAATTTAGTAGGACGCTCTACTTCTTTAGACATGCCCGCTTTTTCCCTTGGTAACAGAAAGTCCAGCAGAGTGCAAGGAGAAACCTATCTGATGCTCAAGGCATTAAAGAAGAAATATCAGACTTGACTAGAAATATTACAGCGGAGGAACAAATGAATGACATCCTCAGCATCTTCTTCACAGAGTGAGCGTCTATTGCAAGTGAAATGCCTCTCTTCTAAAGGTTGTTTAGGGTAAGACATTTACTGCCAAACCCCAAAGTTATAACACTAGGGCCCACGTTTCAGTCTTTCCGCCATTTTCTTACGGTTCAACAACTAAGCTCCCCCTATAGTCTTTTCTTTGGACAATTAACTATCCACTGAAACGGAGTTGTACTTCAAAGTCAAAAAGATCCCATTTAAAATAAAGGCGGGCAAACATGCACTTAAACCACCTGGCGTTCCTACCTTGGAGGCTCAAATTTTAATTCCACCCAAAGCATCGCTGAAGTGGAAAGGTCATGCAAGTTCTTtttatagattttcaaggaatacAACAATGCATCCAAGCCTGAGGAGTTCAAGCTGCAGGTGAAGAATGGAGAAAGACTGGCACTGAAACTTAACACATGGATTAACGGGTGAACAAAGTCTGGAAAGAAAATAGCTTCTGATGGGTTAAATACTCCATAGTTCTGTGAATATTTTCCTGATCTTTCCCCAGAgttcttcattttcttttcaaacaaatCTTCTTTTTGATGGTGGGGTATGTAAATCTTCTTAATGTCAGTATACGGCTTTCTAACCCTAAAACATCACCTCTGAGCAAACAGTTCAAAAAGAACGTTTGAGTGACTGTGACACTAGACTTGCAACTTGTTGCAGAAATTATACCATAATCTTCTGTTCATGAAGTCCACCTAAGTTATGTGAACTCAGATCTAAGTAATCCGATCAGTCCTTCGACTGTAATTTATTAACAGTACGAAACATATTAACAGTTAAAACAGTACAACACAAACTAAAAGAAAAAGTTACCTCTAAATGAGATAATAGAACTAACAGTCACTACCTGCACTGGTCCTTGATTGGGTGGCCATTAATGGGAGTACCTTCTCTGGAATACTTGAAAGCAGTGGCAAAGTGTTGAGATCAGTCTCGATAGGAATCATCCGATACCTTGGAGCTCTAACCCTAAAAGTTTTTAGCAAAAAAAAGAACTGAATAAAGCAATTCAAGGTAATCACCCTCTCCGACACAGAGAACACTTGGAATCCAAATTCAAATAACACCTAAATCATCACATGCACAAAACCAATTGGCTACTACCACAAAGGCTTCAAGTTTAAGATATCTCATCAATGTCATTCACAACATTCGCAACACGTGAAAAGTTCAATATCAGAAAACTGCTTCGACATTGCCAATCTCTCAAACAGAACTGAAGTTACATAATAAGTACAATACAATAACATAGACACTgccttatccaaaaaaaaaaaaaaaaaaaaaatagacacTGGTGCAACAGTAGAGTTGCTCTTATTGTAAGTTGTCAATCATGGGTTCAAGATGTGAGATCTACCTCGTTGCAGAAAGATAGATTGAATAAAAGGGCAAGGCTGTGTAGGCTATATGCCCACACTAAATCAGGGAGCACTCGGGTACACGTAAGACTTTTTAAATAATACAACTCAAAGTTAACATCACATTTTAAAGAGTTTTTAACTCAAATGCTCCCTTAAGTTAGAGGGTTACTCTATTTCCATCCTACTTATGTAATGTTTAACAAACAATCCTTCAAGTCAAAATAAAACAGGGGGCACTTTTGGTCCAGTATAACAGACCCCTAACGGATTCAATAAAAGTCAATGAGATTGACCATATATGGTCCCTTAAGTTTGGATGTTGGTCCAATGacatttttcttatattattaTACAACACAAAGAAAATAGTCTTTCACGTTTATAAAATGGGAGCACGTTACTCTAGCCAAATGGAAACCTAACCTTAAGTTAGGAGTTTAGTCCATTTCCATCCTTCTTATATAACACTGAACAAATATAATCCTctaagattattttttttttgataaggtaaattgtattaatcaaaagggagaaaaaaaCTCCCGCATACAAGAAGTATACAAAAAAGTAGTAATCCTCTAAGATTTTTAAACATGGGTTCGTTCCCCACatacgaattaaagaaaatgtggACACATTTGGTCATCTGGAAATGAAAACTTGGAAACAAAAGGAAGTGAAAGGCTGGGTACTTGGATTCGAAGTGATGATTATCAAGAGCAATGGTGAACAACTCCTTATCATAGTAAAATTCAATCTTTTTCTCTGGTATTATTCGACATTGCAGATTTTGTGTGCTTTAATCTGGTCAGTGTTTCACAAGGCAAAGGAGCAAAGTGTACCTATCAAAGGACAAGGTATGTTAGTCCCCAGGCACAATGGGCGTACTCGGTGAAATTTTAATTcaatatttttgaagaaaaaaaaactgaaacCTACAAAAATATAAAGCTTATCGAGATTCGAGAAGACTCTTTAAAAATTTCCTATCAAAAGCAAATATGCATAAATATTGAGTTAACTATCGAGGCAAATAATATTCTAAGTCACCAATTCTCAACTACAATAACATATTACACAAGTTACCCTCGAtacattaaaataaaaatattcagTCACATACATAGCCAACAATCCAAGGCATAAATCGTGCTAGGAGCATTCTTGGGGCGCATACAGGATGTAAAGCGTACATTGAGCAAATAAGCCACCCATTTAGGCATTAGCCAAATGAGATTTTAACGTCTCGTAGCCTCTTCGGGACTTTTAGAGGTCATTTGCCCCAAGACGAGTCACCAAAAAGTCCCAAGTTTTTCTTTTAAAACATTGATTATGGTATTTGTTTTCTTGTCTTTTTTACATAGTTTGTATAAGTCTACGCAAAGCAGTCTTTAGtttaacatcatataaacttttGATGAAATTTTTCTAGAGTTATAATATGTTGGACCGAA
It includes:
- the LOC104112280 gene encoding uncharacterized protein isoform X5; amino-acid sequence: MISMLLPLYPPLKDLLWESGTHTSNLARKGEALAVSGVVEYGDEIDVIAPTDILKQIFKIPYSKARLSIAVHRVGQTLVLNTGPDIEEGEKLIRRNNNPPKCADQSLFLNFAMHSVRMEACDCPPTHTPSKERQFESRESSPESSDHPIQHSTSYEQSGTSTQEEQSNPRCTYNKLKKGDCFWGKKNRKTKDQGSGNKVSQVKEKSRYSVQESEKYRRASNDGFRRVLFWQFHHFRMLLGSDLLIFSNDKYVAVSLHLWDVSRQVTPLTWLDAWLDNVMASVPELAICYHQDGVVQGYELLKTDDIFLLKGISEDGTPAFHPNVVQQNGLSVLRFLQENCKQDPGAYWLYKSAGEDAIQLFDLSVIPQNRPVDDTDDSSSSVPSLINRGRSDPLLSLGMILYRIAHRLSLSMSPENKSRCASFFRKCLDFLDEPDHLVVRACAHEQFARLLLTYDEELDLSSEALHRESEVTGADAEEEPVESLIAVSVSGAHDSLVPKVEPDNSVETLPAIESDDPVGVTSDVLISLPRAITAPMGRNTVSLEDAPDSREKSFAASDLSKMSPKVQTVADLISTKLAAIHHVSQAIKSLRWKRQMQSNKMDLQNSGKKQDEPSSAPSFSVCACGDADCIEVCDIREWLPTSKLDDKLWKLVLLLGESYLALGQAYKEDGQLGQALKVIELACLVYGSMPQHREDSKFVSSMVLCSSTEVEIDDKSEKPGSSLCDDCFTYDQLSDGYLFWAKAWTLVGDLYVKFHLTDGDKMPMQSEQKSLSKGLKMSSEVLREVERLKKKLGQSIQNCSSCSLLNCSCQSDRASSGSSASSSSGDSRSKSYGRKKNKKSHTKANSIAHSGCSVKIHQKGESSTSESKLRMQNTNITGMEISDKSTDISQAKKSGATDCYNNDGAVGVKIEGTSVHTCSETSKEETDRKIGGIFKYIRGTVVGDADFNLSVALNCYEEARNAMVGHLTNSADLQSLLKKKGWVCNELGRKRLERKELDKAEVAFADAINAFKEVADHTNIILINCNLGHGRRALAEEMVAKIENLKGHAILHDAYRQVLQAAKQEYRESLKFYGAAKTVVNNVTEESDLDSSNLRNEVYTQFAHTYLRLGMLLAREDTLAEVYENCVLEDSFSSCVSKPKRDRRKHEISANDAIREALSVYESLGELRKQEAVYAYFQLACYQRDCCLKFLEQDQENSSSKGGNSFLHRVKQYASLAERNWQKSMDFYGPKTHPVMYLAILIERAALLLNLSNFLHSNMLLESALICMLEARHVSGNTSLRNDNVEICDKYWSQLQMLLKKMLSVSLSPTTNRSSANSQHSASNKSADAGKLRELYKMSLKYTDFNQLQAMHGLWIS